Proteins from a single region of Acidianus ambivalens:
- a CDS encoding APC family permease, with amino-acid sequence MVDTNRIGKNIFLRESSGLVKEFGLKDIASLNLSNLLFGIGLIYIINDGYLFPNGSMILGTAIAALLGIFPAIVYGMLTHAVGKTYSDYVTVARSSHPALGTAIAISTLFWAWLWAATFVYFFITYALPITLTEIGYFLGIPSLINISTQLTTTPYILGLGILTIVAFIFIAVRSNKALMNIVTISVGLGTLANIIVIISLLMVSHSQFVNIFNSYAARFVSNTNYYSYIISEAQKLGYSSTSFSFYCTLGIVGLAAWTFLYVSVQQYVAAEIKGRAKISLYGTLIPLAISGIISILTIVLFIDKVGLTFINSIDYLANTDPSAYSLPVSPSYFYLASIIANYINPALSILIGIGFITWNFALIPFNFLIGSRVVLALSMDRLLPGFFGAVKENWHTPYASHIINGSLMIVMIIVYSTVGSSLLSLNAVFGNVLAWIIEALVFIFLPFLRKSNMLIKGTIIEKWKIGKFPVFSIASIGWLATLGLIAYLYLTNASFGVNGIPSLVTVSLVTVGGAIYYFLAKLIRQYRDNIDLTLLFKEIPPD; translated from the coding sequence ATGGTAGATACAAATAGGATTGGTAAAAATATATTTCTAAGGGAATCTTCGGGATTGGTAAAAGAATTTGGATTAAAGGATATTGCATCGCTTAATTTATCTAACCTACTTTTTGGAATTGGGTTAATATACATTATAAATGACGGATATCTTTTCCCTAATGGCTCAATGATATTAGGTACAGCTATTGCGGCATTGCTAGGAATATTCCCAGCTATAGTTTACGGAATGCTGACTCACGCAGTAGGTAAAACGTATAGTGACTATGTAACGGTAGCGAGAAGTTCGCATCCAGCATTAGGTACTGCTATAGCTATTTCTACCTTATTTTGGGCCTGGTTATGGGCTGCAACTTTCGTTTACTTCTTTATTACTTACGCATTACCAATAACGTTAACAGAAATAGGATACTTTTTAGGGATACCAAGTTTAATAAATATATCAACCCAACTAACGACTACACCATATATTCTAGGTCTAGGAATATTAACGATAGTAGCGTTTATTTTTATAGCAGTAAGAAGTAATAAAGCTTTAATGAACATTGTGACAATATCTGTAGGCTTAGGTACGCTTGCTAATATTATAGTAATAATATCCCTACTTATGGTCTCTCATTCTCAGTTCGTTAATATTTTCAATTCCTACGCGGCTCGTTTTGTTTCTAACACCAATTATTACTCGTATATTATCTCAGAAGCTCAAAAACTGGGTTATTCCTCTACTTCCTTCTCTTTCTATTGTACTTTAGGGATAGTTGGTCTTGCAGCATGGACTTTCCTATACGTTTCTGTCCAACAATACGTGGCCGCAGAAATTAAAGGAAGGGCAAAAATAAGTCTTTACGGTACTCTTATACCGTTAGCCATATCTGGTATAATATCAATTTTGACAATAGTTCTCTTTATAGACAAAGTCGGACTCACATTCATCAATAGCATCGACTATCTAGCAAATACTGACCCATCAGCATATTCGTTACCTGTATCTCCATCGTATTTCTATTTAGCTTCTATAATTGCTAATTATATTAATCCTGCCTTATCTATATTAATTGGAATAGGGTTCATAACATGGAATTTCGCCCTAATACCATTTAACTTTTTGATCGGCTCAAGAGTAGTATTGGCATTAAGCATGGACAGACTTTTACCGGGCTTTTTCGGTGCAGTGAAGGAGAATTGGCATACTCCATATGCTAGTCATATTATTAACGGATCGCTTATGATAGTTATGATTATAGTATATTCGACCGTAGGTAGCTCTTTACTCTCACTTAATGCAGTTTTTGGAAACGTGTTAGCATGGATAATAGAAGCATTAGTTTTCATATTTTTACCATTCCTACGTAAGTCTAATATGTTAATTAAAGGAACAATCATCGAGAAGTGGAAAATAGGTAAGTTTCCAGTCTTCTCTATCGCTAGCATAGGATGGCTAGCAACTTTAGGTCTAATAGCTTACTTATACTTAACCAATGCAAGTTTCGGAGTTAACGGAATACCTTCACTAGTTACAGTATCCCTAGTTACAGTAGGTGGTGCAATATACTATTTCCTTGCTAAGTTAATAAGACAGTATAGAGATAATATTGATTTAACCCTCTTATTCAAAGAAATACCTCCAGACTAG